The following proteins come from a genomic window of Stigmatopora nigra isolate UIUO_SnigA chromosome 9, RoL_Snig_1.1, whole genome shotgun sequence:
- the znf521 gene encoding zinc finger protein 521 isoform X2: MKTHASNKPHKCPVCRRGFLSSSSLHGHMQVHDRGKEGGGSSLCRSDDWKLKETRKCSRCEEGFDVPEDLQRHIAECHPECSPSEDGGLGATLQCIYCHEPFGDEGALLTHIDRAHSRDRKSHSCAICSEQFLSVEDLYAHMDIHQLPESSNHSNSPSLLTVGYTSVSSTTPDSNLSVDSSTMVETAPPVPKTRGRRKRAAHNSSETGGRAAKQPKVSYSCMYCNKQVFSSLAVLQIHLRTMHLDKPEQAHTCQFCLEVLPSLINLNEHLKQVHNAEGHPALLAGFPDSLLQCNFCPEILSDLNALQEHIRCSHGFPSPVAKESNAFFCPQCFMGFLTETTLEEHVRQTHCDGGSLRFDSPLAVTPKEPIVEVYSCSYCTNSPIFNSVLKLNKHIKENHKNIPLALNYINNGKKTLHSLSPSSPITIEQASMLKQGGSATRSSSEFICNQCGAKYTSLDLFQTHLKTHLDGLQPQLTCPQCNKEFPNQESLLKHVTIHFTITSTYYICESCDKQFTSVDDLQKHLLDMHTFVFFRCTLCQEVFDSKVSTQLHLAVKHSNEKKVYRCTSCNWDFRHETDLQLHVKHSHLENQGRAHRCIFCGESFGTEVELQCHITTHSKKYNCRFCSKAFHAIVLLEKHLREKHCVFEGKAQNCGANGSVVSSVDGHPKDEAELQGLLTNSHGTGNTGGSVVESQNSHDGSEEEVETAEPMYSCDICGASYTMESLLTNHQLRDHNIRPGESAMMKRKADMIKGNHKCNVCSRTFFSEPGLREHMQTHLGPVKHYMCPICGERFPSLLTLTEHKVTHSKSLDTGSCRICKMPLHSEEDFLEHCQMHPDLRNSLTGFRCVVCMQTVTSTLELKIHGTFHMQKTGTMSASHPIGRSHPVSHLQQLHNVQKPFKCASCLKDFRSKQDLVKLDINGLPYGLCASCVANAGSKSSSPTMNGGRQQQQQVGATTPAPNTAQWIQGGSLSPGEGKGKAVSSSSSSSSTSSAAATKTRCSSCNVKFETEAELHNHVQSVHAGDSGNGQLKTPQMSPMPRSSPSQTEEKKTYQCIKCQMVFYSEWDIQVHVANHMLEEGLNHECKLCSQSFDSPAKLQCHLIEHSFEGMGGTFKCPVCFTVFVQANKLQQHIFSAHGQEDKIYDCSQCPQKFFFQTELQNHTLTQHSS, from the exons ATGAAAACTCACGCCTCCAACAAACCCCACAAGTGCCCCGTGTGCCGCCGAGGCTTCCTCTCGTCCAGTTCACTGCATGGCCACATGCAAGTACATGATCGGGGAAAAGAGGGCGGAGGCTCGAGCCTCTGTCGATCTGACGACTGGAAACTGAAAGAGACGCGCAAGTGCAGCCGTTGTGAGGAAGGTTTCGATGTCCCGGAAGACCTTCAACGTCATATTGCTGAGTGCCACCCTGAGTGCTCCCCATCTGAGGACGGAGGCCTGGGTGCCACCCTTCAGTGCATCTATTGCCATGAGCCCTTCGGTGATGAGGGAGCCCTGCTTACTCATATTGACCGAGCCCACAGTCGGGACCGGAAGAGCCACTCCTGTGCTATCTGCTCTGAGCAATTTTTGTCTGTTGAAGATCTTTACGCTCATATGGACATCCACCAGCTACCTGAATCTAGTAACCACAGTAACAGCCCTTCTTTACTGACTGTAGGCTACACTTCTGTCTCAAGCACCACTCCAGACTCAAACCTCTCTGTTGACAGCTCAACAATGGTAGAAACAGCCCCTCCTGTCCCCAAAACACGGGGCCGGAGGAAGAGGGCTGCTCATAATTCATCGGAAACCGGGGGACGGGCGGCCAAACAGCCAAAGGTGTCTTACAGTTGTATGTACTGTAACAAGCAAGTTTTCTCTAGTTTGGCTGTGCTTCAGATTCACCTGCGAACCATGCACCTGGACAAGCCGGAGCAGGCGCACACCTGCCAATTTTGCTTGGAGGTCCTGCCCTCATTAATCAATCTAAATGAACATCTAAAGCAGGTCCACAATGCTGAAGGCCATCCTGCCCTGTTAGCAGGCTTCCCTGACTCTCTCCTTCAGTGCAACTTCTGCCCTGAGATACTGAGTGATCTCAATGCCCTACAGGAACACATCCGCTGTTCCCATGGCTTTCCAAGTCCTGTGGCCAAAGAGAGCAATGCCTTCTTTTGTCCCCAATGCTTCATGGGTTTCTTGACTGAGACGACCTTGGAAGAGCATGTTCGTCAGACTCACTGTGATGGAGGTAGCCTGCGTTTTGACTCTCCTTTGGCTGTCACTCCAAAGGAGCCCATTGTTGAAGTATACTCCTGCTCGTACTGCACCAATTCACCCATATTCAACAGTGTGCTGAAGCTCAATAAGCACATCAAGGAGAATCACAAAAATATTCCCCTGGCACTCAACTACATAAACAATGGAAAGAAGACTTTGCATTCCCTCAGCCCATCGTCTCCAATAACCATTGAGCAAGCAAGCATGCTCAAACAGGGTGGCTCAGCCACACGTTCTTCCAGTGAATTCATATGTAACCAGTGTGGGGCCAAGTACACCAGCTTAGATCTTTTCCAGACTCACCTAAAGACTCATCTGGACGGCCTGCAACCACAGCTCACCTGCCCCCAGTGCAACAAAGAGTTCCCTAATCAGGAGTCTCTGCTGAAGCATGTCACCATACACTTCACAATTACCTCCACGTATTACATCTGTGAGAGTTGTGACAAACAGTTCACATCTGTAGATGACCTGCAGAAACATTTGCTGGACATGcatacttttgtgttttttcgcTGCACTTTGTGTCAGGAGGTGTTTGACTCAAAGGTGTCCACACAACTCCACTTAGCTGTAAAACATAGTAATGAGAAGAAGGTGTACCGTTGCACCTCCTGCAACTGGGACTTCAGGCACGAGACAGACCTGCAGTTACATGTCAAACACAGCCACCTGGAAAACCAAGGTCGCGCCCATCGTTGTATCTTCTGTGGGGAGTCATTTGGGACAGAGGTGGAGCTGCAGTGTCACATCACCACCCACAGTAAGAAGTACAACTGCCGCTTCTGCAGCAAGGCTTTCCATGCGATTGTGcttttggaaaaacatttgcgtGAGAAACATTGTGTGTTTGAGGGAAAAGCTCAGAACTGCGGTGCTAACGGCTCGGTGGTATCCAGCGTGGATGGTCATCCGAAAGACGAAGCCGAGTTGCAAGGCCTTCTCACCAACAGCCACGGGACAGGGAACACAGGAGGATCTGTAGTGGAGTCCCAGAACAGCCATGATGGAAGTGAGGAAGAGGTAGAGACTGCCGAGCCTATGTATAGTTGTGACATTTGCGGGGCCTCGTACACAATGGAGTCTCTTCTCACGAACCACCAGCTGAGGGACCACAACATTCGCCCGGGTGAGAGCGCCATGATGAAAAGGAAAGCTGATATGATCAAAGGAAACCACAAGTGCAACGTATGTTCTCGCACCTTCTTTTCTGAGCCTGGGTTAAGGGAACATATGCAGACTCACCTTGGGCCAGTCAAGCACTACATGTGTCCAATCTGCGGGGAACGTTTCCCCTCTCTGCTCACCCTGACCGAACACAAGGTCACCCACAGCAAAAGTCTCGATACGGGCAGCTGCCGCATATGTAAGATGCCTCTCCATAGTGAGGAAGACTTCCTGGAGCATTGTCAGATGCACCCCGATCTGAGGAATTCACTGACGGGTTTCCGGTGCGTGGTGTGCATGCAAACTGTCACCTCTACATTGGAACTGAAGATCCACGGTACCTTTCACATGCAAAAAACAGGGACAATGTCTGCCAGCCATCCGATTGGGCGCAGTCATCCTGTATCTCACCTCCAGCAGCTCCATAACGTACAAAAACCGTTCAAGTGTGCCTCCTGTTTGAAAGATTTCCGTTCAAAGCAGGATCTTGTCAAACTGGACATCAACGGCCTGCCTTACGGCCTTTGCGCATCTTGTGTGGCCAACGCCGGTTCAAAGAGCTCCAGCCCAACAATGAATGGAGGaagacaacagcaacaacaagtgGGTGCCACCACTCCGGCGCCAAACACTGCTCAATGGATTCAGGGAGGGAGTCTCAGCCCGGGCGAAGGAAAAGGCAAAGCCGTTTCTtcttcgtcgtcgtcctctTCAACATCCTCAGCAGCGGCCACAAAAACCCGGTGCTCAAGTTGCAATGTGAAGTTTGAGACTGAGGCAGAATTGCATAACCATGTCCAGAGTGTGCACGCAGGGGATAGCGGCAATGGGCAGCTAAAGACACCCCAAATGTCCCCCATGCCCAGATCCAGTCCATCGCAAACAGAAGAG AAGAAGACCTACCAATGCATCAAATGTCAGATGGTATTCTACAGCGAATGGGACATCCAAGTTCACGTGGCCAATCATATGCTCG